The DNA window aaaattaatattaaaaaagaacGCAGAAATAGTCTTTCCAATTTTTTCTCCTAGGGATCTCACCAAACATTATCAGCATATTTTGGCAATGGTTTTTGctatagaaaaaatcaacaaggaCACAAATATTCTATTCAATATGTCCCTGGGATTCTATCTCTTCAATGTTGATTTTATTGATATGAAGGCCGTGGAAAGTTCTATGGCTTTGCTCTCAGGACAGACCCCCCCAGTTCCTAACTACAGCTGCAGGCCTGAGAAGACTGATAAGCTGGTTGCAGTGATAGGAGGCATTTCAACAGGAATATCAACCAGGATCTCCCAAGTTCTAAGTCTCTACAATGTCCCTCAGGTACGCAGAGAATCCTGGCTCCTTAGATTAAATATAGTAATAAAtactaatttattcatttattgtgtaTTGATGAGGAATAGAATTACAtaaaatttgaattattttaaagcaCAATTTATTCATAAGATAAAATTGTTTGTATAATAAATTTaatttcaaaacatttaaaattaaaagtgtaTAGATAAAAGTAATCACAGCCTGTATTCTGACAACtccaagaaaattttctttgCCATGGACCGTTGTTAGTACGGTCATTTTTGAGTATACAGTATTAGAGCATCACAAAGCATGAGGACAATTATAATTTTACTCATGAATCTTCACTGTAACTACAGTGGGAATACTCCTGATAATTTTAACGTGGTATCAGCTCAGATTCCCaaataacatttaatttttacaaaGAGACATTGGTCAGGCTTACTCTGGCTGGACATGTGGGCTGTTTCAATTTTCCTCTGTTAGAACAAAAAGTgtaatttctgtctttgtttaaaaaaaacactctgttcagaagatttgcaatttatgaggttccatttcttgattctagatcttagagcataagacattagtgttctattcaggaaaatttcccctgtgtgtaggtgttcaaggatattccccactttctcttctattagtttcagtgtgtctaattttatgtggaggtctttgatctacttggacttgagctttgtacagggagataagaatgggtcaatttgcattcttctacattctgacttccagttgaaccagcaccatttgttgaaaatgctgtcttttccccattagatagttttagctccttgtcaagaataaagtgaccataggtgtgtgggttaatttctgggtcttcagttctattccactgatctacctgcctgtctctgtaccaataccatgcaggggtttttgtttttgtttttgtttttgtgttttgttttcgttttttgtttctttgtttgtttgtttgtttgtttgttttggttttttaatcacaattgctatgtagtactgcttgaggtcagggatggtgattcccccagatgttcttttattgttgacagTAGTTTTCACTATGctgtttttttatttcaaatgaatttgcaaattgctctttctaactctatgaagaattgagttggaattttgatggagattgcattgaatctgtagatcgcttttggcaagatggccatttttactatattaaacctgccaatccatgagcatgggagatctttccatcttctgagagcttcttcaatttctttcttcagaggcttgaagttcttgtcatacaaatctttcacttgcctggttaaagtcacacagaggtattttatattatttgggactattgtgaagggcatcatttccctaatttctttctcagcctgcttatcctttgagcagaggaaggctactgttatgtttaagttaattttatatccagtcattttgctgaagttatttttcagGTTTAGGAGTACTCTGgaagaattttggggtcacttaagtacaccatcatatcatcttcatatagtgatattttgacttcttcctttccaagttgtatccctttgacctccttttttatctttttgctctgtctaggacttaaagaactatattgaataggtaggtagagagtggacagcctaggacaaaacagcaatcaacaggtagcaaaaaggtctttaccattcctacatctgattgaggggtaatatctaatatattcaacgaactcaagaagttagactccacaaaATCAAATAGTCCTATTCAATATGGAggacagagttaaacaaagaattctcaactgaggaatactgaatggctgaaaagcacctaaagaaatgttcaacatccttagtcatcaggaaaatgcaagtcaaaacaaactGAGATACCacttcacaccattcagaatgactgagatcaaaaactcaggtgacagtaaattTTGGGGAGGgtgtagagaaataggaacactcctccattgttggtgggattgcaaccaggtacaaccattctggaaatcagtctggtggttcctcagaaaaatggatattacactacctgaggacccagctatacataaactatccaaggaaaataaaattaaaaaaactttctGTTTATCAGTAATGATTCCTTATAAACAATACTAGAGAGCTGGATTTATAAGTCACTTTCATGTTAATTAGTAATACACATGAAAAGGACTACTTAGAACAAGTGACAAGTTACAAGTAACAGTGATTCAGTGCTTCTTGTTTCCCACTATTCCAAGTGAAGTAACTTATACGTTAGTAAAATGAATCAGGATGCCACGTtgatttttacttatttgtttatttttgagacaggttctcaaaTGCGAATtttcctggccttgaacttcctatgTAGTACAATATTgccttacagagatcctcctgcctttgcttctctgAGGCAGAAGGTATACACTACTATGCctaatcatttttttatttttatgagattttatgagttaattttaagTATGTGACTATGGACATATGCTTATAAAAACATTCATGATGAACACAATTTTTCATAAGAAatgcatatataattatattcgTCTCATTTTTGTCACGGATCCTCCTACAGCATCTCAATAACTCCTGACCTCTCAGCTAACAGctccttcttctgttttcctgacATAGGATCCTTCCCTTTGCTCTGTAGCTTTTTCACTCCATGTAGCCCCCTGATCAGCCATGCAATGATCTGCTGAGCACCAGAGTCCTTTCAGAAGAGCCTAGTCcaagatgatattttgaatgtttCCCCTAGCTTTTCTTTAGGTCTTTCAAAGTTTTAAGTTTCCCCCTAATGTCTCTGAGCTGATTAGAATGGAGTTTTTTCACAGGGCAAAGAGGCAGACAACTCCTTTATAAATTTTCTACATGTGTTTAGATGTTTAGTTTCCCTAGGAATTTATTGTAGCCACTGTCTCTTCTCCAGTATATGTTTGTGACTATAGCTGTGTGCGTTTATCTATTGTTATTCTGTTTGGTTTGTGTTAACTGTTTTTCTTATGCCAACACCAGGCTGATGTGTTACCATGGCTCGGTAGTATAATTTGAGACCTTGTATATGGATTGACATGTACCAATACCCTCTCTATTTAGGATGGCTTTGTCCAATGGCGTTTTTTTGTGGTTCCACATGAACTTTAGAATTCCCTTTGCTAGTTTTATGAAGAGCATCATAGGAAAGTTGATGAGAAGTATgcttaataatatataatttgggaatattttacattattaattTTGCTAATCTGTGTATGTCCAAGTTCCTTCTGTTTTCAACAgtctttttaaatgtctttaaaatatccCAACTCTTTGCTTATTCTTATTCctaggtttttttattatttttattacacatGGGATTGCTCCCATGATTTCTTTATCATTATTGGTATATAGGAAGCTACTAGTTTGGATGTTTATTTTGTATACTGTTACTTTGATGACCATGTATATCAGGTCTAGGAGTTTTCATATTTAATGTTCCAGGAAGAGCCCACAAGAAAACATTGAGACATAAACATATCATATGCAAACAAGGATACTTTACTGTCTTGTCTTGTTAGAATGTTCTTACTATattggttttgcttttatttcaagCTAGAAATGAATGGCAAAAGGGAATACTCTCTAGACCATTGTTTGTAGCTTTTCTAGtaaattttgaatttttcatCTGGCATTTTAGACATGTCAGTATTCCTATACGCAGTAGTTAAGGAGTTATGAGCTTTGGGTATTGCATTGTGTTGGGAattcatgtttctttttctctgtgtttaaGTTGGGTGTCTGCTggcttgggtatttcttttagttttacttGTGTATTTTCTTATTGAACTGTGTAATCCTattatttagatatattttattatttttaatattgtggagagaggggggaaagaaacagagacagagagacagaggttaGACAGtgacaaacagaaagacaaagagagaaagagaaaaagacagaaacagagagagagagagacagaaaaagagaattcATAGATGTGATGGGTTCTGGCACCACAGAGGCCAGATGTGTTGGAATTccctgaactggagttagaaGTGGTTATAAACCACCTGACACAGTTGTTGGGAACTAAACTTTGGTCCTTAGAAACACTTTTTTGTCAGCATATGATATATGGTTTTCATTATTGCACATTCACATGCATTTTGTTCttactttctgcttcctgatgccATTCACACCCTCTTGCCTTGCTGTTTTGCTCTTTGAACAAAGCTCTTTCAGCTTTTAACTCAGTGTTTTATTTCAGTAGTCTCCTGCCTTAGGGTTTCTTCTATCATTCTAGTGTCATTCTAGTATCATTTCtattcatctctcttcctctctctgtctctgtctctgtgtctctgtatctgcccctgtctgtctctgtctgtctctgtctctctctctgtctctctctctgtctctctctatctctctgtctctctctctgtctctctctctctcacacacacacacacacacatacacacacacacacacacacacacacacacacagctatgtCCCAAATAAAGGGGAAACAAAGTGTATGCctggtttattttgctttataaaatatttgtagtTCCCACACCCATCTTCCTCCAAATGTCTTTATTCTATATGGCTGCATATAATTTTGTTGTGAGTATATACCTTGTTTCTGAATTTATCTATTCCTATTTATGACAtctagtttgtttgtttcttggttaCTGAAAATAGTACAAAGGAAAAAGGTGAATAATAAGATATGGGTGTGTTGTGTCGTTTTCCTTGCTTTGGCTTGGACTATGGAGTATCTATACGAGTTGTAGTAGAGTTGAGTTGTGTGGTTGGTCTAACCATTTGTGAAACTCCGTTACTTCCGTACTGTGCCAGTTTGCATTCCTAATAGCAGCAAGAGGCTTCCTGTTTTCTCACTCCCGCTATTTGGTTGGGTTTGATAATTAAGACATATTTCATGGGTACAAGTGTTTCTCCTGCATGCATGGTATGTGAGCCACATATGTGTATCTAGTGCCCATGGAGAAAGCCCAGAATAAGGTGTTGTGTCATCTGGTTACAGAGTTTACTAATGGTTGTGGGATGCCATAGTGGTTCTGGGAATAAAAACCGTGTCCTAAGGAGGAAcatttaaagttcttttttttttttttattaacttgagtatttcttatatacatttggagtgttattccctttcccggtttctgggcaaacatcccaatgcccctccccttctttatgggtgttcccctccccaccctccccccattgccgccctcccccaaacaatctagttcactgggggttcagtcttagcaggacccagggcttccccttccactggtgatcttactaggatattcattgctacctatgaggtcagagtccagggtcagtccatgtatagtctttaggtagtggcttagtccctggaagctctggttgcttggcattgttgtacatatggggtctcgagccccttcaagctcttccagttctttctctgattccttcaacgggggtcctgttctcagttcagtggtttgctgctggcatttgcctatatatttgctgtattctggctgtgtctctcaggagagatctacatccggctcctgtcagcctgcacttctttgcttcatccatcttgtctaattggatggctgtatatgcatgggccacatgtggggcaggctctgaatgggtgttccttctgtgtctgttttaatctttaccactctattccctgccaagggtattcttgttccccttttaaagaaggagtgaatcattcacattttgatcatctgtcttgagtttcattagttctaggcatctagggtaattcaagcatttgggctaatagccacttatcaatgagtgcataccatgtgtgtttttctgtgattgggttacctcactcagcacgatattttccagttccaaccatttgcctacgaatttcataaagtcattttttgatagctgagtaatattccattgtgtagatgtaccacattttctgtatccatttctctgttgaagggcatctgggttctttccagcttctggctattataaataaggctgtgatgaacatagtggagcacgtgtcttttttatatgttggggcatcttttgggtatatgcctaagagacgtataggtggatcctcaggcagttcaatgtccaattttctgaggaacctccagactgatttctagaccccatatgtaccagtctgcaatcccaccaacaatggaggagtgttcttctttctccgcatcctcgccagcatctgctgtcacctgagtttttgatcttagccattctcagggatgttttgatttgcatttcccttatgactaaagatgttgaacatttctttatgtgtttctgagccattcggcattcctcagctgtgaattctttgtttagctctgaaccccatttttaaatagggttatttgtctccctgcggtctaacgtcttgagttctttgtatattttgcatataaggcctctgtctgttgtaggattggtaaagatcttttcccaatctgttggttgccgttttgtcctaaccacagtgtcctttgccttacagaagatttgcagttttatgagatcccatttgttgattcttgatcttagagcataagtcattggtgttttgttcaggaaattttcttcagtgcccatgtgtttgagatgattccccactttttcttccattagtttgagtgtatctggtttgatgtggaggtcttgatccacttggacttaagctttgtacagggtgataagcatggatcgatctgcattcttctacatgctgacctccagttgaaccagcaccatttgctgaaaatgctatcttttttccattgaatggttttggctcctttgtcaaaaatcaagtgcccataggtgtgtgggttcatttctgggtcttcaattctgttccattggtctacctgtctgtctctgtaccaataccatgcagtttttatcactattgctctgtaatactgcttgagtttagggatagtgattccccctgaagtccttttattgttgaggatacttttagctatcctgggttttttgttattccagatgaatttgcaaattgttctgtctaactctttgaagaattggattggtattttgatggggattgcattgaatctgtagatcgcttttggtaaaatggccatttttactatattaatcctgccaatccatgagcatgggagatctttccatcttctgaagttttcttcaatttctttcttcagaatcttgaagttcttattgtacaaatattttacttgcttggttaaagtcacaccgaggtactttatattatttgggtctattatgaagggtgtcgtttccctaatttctttctcggcttgtttctcttttgtgtagaggaaggctactgatttatttgagttagtattatacccagccactttgctgaagttgtttatcagctttagtagttctctggtggaacttttgggatcacttaaatatactatcatatcatctgcaaatagtgatattttgacttcttcttttccgatctgtatccccttgacctccttttgttgtctgattgctctgactagaacttcaagaactatattgaataagtggggagagagtgggcagccttgtctagtccctgattttagtgggattgcttcaagtttctctccatttagtttaatgttagcaactggtttgctgtatatggcttttactatgtttaggtatgggccttgaattcctattctttccaggacttttatcatgaaggggtgttgaattttgtcaaatgctttctcagcatctaatgaaatgatcatgtggttttgttcttgcagtttgtttatataatggatcacgttgatggttttccgtatattaaaccatccctgcatgcctgggatgaagcctacttgatcatggtggatgattgttttgatgtgctcttggattcggtttgccagaattttattgagtatttttgcatcgatattcgtaagggaaattggtctgatgttctctttctttgttgggtctttgtgtggtttaggtataagagtaattgtggcttcatagaaggaattcggtggtgctccatctgtttcaattttgtggaatagtttggataatattggtatgaggtctcctatgaaggtcttttaactactgagctaccTCTGCATCCCACGCAACTTATTCCCATGTTTTAAACACCTACGATTGAGGTGAAAGAGTCTTAAGAGTATTTGTAATTTAGATTCCCCTGGTGGTTAAGGGTGTTCAACACTgtcaatatatttattaaatcttTGTGTTTCTTAAATTTTAAGAACAATCCATTTAGTGAATTAACTGGTTTATTGATTTAATTattcatgtttttttaaattcaagTTTAGCTATTCAACCTGTGGCCAGCAGGTTTCCTGGGTTGAATAATAGTTATGCACATGGTCCAACACAACAAGTTCAAAGTACTCACAATGTCTTGAGacatttttgtcatttcttttgtAATTCACTTGCACATGTCTTAAGTGTGAACTGTGTAATTGATCATGGTGTGCTGTCGACCATATTCTatacatatttcattttcttcatcatGTTGGCACTTTTGTTTGAGGTTTTCTGTGCAGAATAAGTAAaccattttattatttgtaaatgAATCCCTAATATATGCAAATAATTCCAACTTTACCTATGACAAATaacctttctttctatttctttggagCCTAAgtgctgtatgtgtgttctcAAAGAGCTCCATGCGTTAGGTCCTCTATATGCTAAGTCCcacatctttttttcttaattaaccAACTATCAgagtttataaatataaaaataaatggtcTCGTATCATCTATTTAAAATGCTCACTTTTATGCATTTACtaattattgaatatttctttatcctACTGTTTCCTTCCTCAAAGTATtcatgtttatttcattttctgattACTTctttcctattcctcctccttccccctaccCAACCCTCTCTCCCAATCAATTAACATGTATTGAGTATCTGTATCCAATTATCATGATTTTGGATCCTGTACGTGAAAAATTCACTAAACATCTAAACTCAGATGCCTGGTGAGAAGGGAGTGAATGGAGATAGGTCATGAGGTGTGGATTAGGGCAAGTACCAGTGGGCATCTGATTTTAGGAGCTTATTATGTAGGGAATTTGTGTAGAAATGGAATCAAATCCCAATCTGAGCCATAGGACACCAGGGTATGCCAATACCACAAGTGTAAAGATAGAGAGAAGACTCAGTAAGGCACAGACAGTGAGACATTAAAACATTCACTGTGGTAGTCAGCCTTCTGTCCTAAGCAAGCTTACTTTAGGGTAGTTGACTATTGATTAAGCATTGTAGAAAGAATATAGGCATAGAAACTTCAAGGGGGGATATAGCCATTACTAGTGAATTTTAAGCTACATCATAGATTTGTCTTTATTGGTTAATTAGTTATGGATTTGTGGCTTtaagtaaaaatggcctttattGTTACTATTTCTATACTTCTATCATCAGGAAGACAAACATTTTGGTATGGGAAGTGACCAATTTGCAAATGCCCTTATTTGACCAGTTTACTTgaacagagagaaggagataGACACTCTGTGGCCATGTTTGATAAGTTTTGTAGAAGTGTAATAAAAAGAtacatttcctgtgtgcagcGATTAGAAAGTGGTCGGTCATAGGTAACAAATAGGTATTTCTTAGCAAAGTTATCTAGTTGTTTAATTTCTCCTAGAGTGCATTAAGAGATAAGGTAAACCAAATCACTTGAGAATAAGCATAATTGTCTTGTCTTAAGGTGTAACTTTATGTTTAGATCAGCTATGCTCCTTTTGACCAGAGTCTTGGGACCGGAGTCCAGCTGCAGTCTCCATACCAGTTTCCTGTGTACACCACAGCTTTGTATCAGGGAATAATTCAACTGCTGCTATACTTCACTTGGGTCTGGGTTGGTCTGGTGGTTCCAGATGATGTGAGGGGAGAACTCTTCCTTAGGGACATCACAGAGGAGATGAACAACCATGGACTTTGTGTTGCATTTGCAGAAAAAGTTCCAGAATTTCCTGCTAAGGACACAGTAGACAGGGAACTTTTTATGGAAAGATTCACATTGACCCATGTTATTGTTGCATTTGGTGACACATATTCTCTTCTGAGATTTGTCTACAACATCTTTTGCAATACCCCTTTTGGTAATGTCTGGATCACAACTTCTGATTGGGATATCACCACATTACCCTTTCAACAAAATCTAGGTTATACATATTTTGGTGGAGGATTATCATTTTCTGTTCACATGGATGAAATTCTGGGATTCAAGGATTTTCTCAGAAGAGTCCAACCTAGGAAATACCCTCAAGATATCTTTATCCAGGATGTGTGGTCGAACTTATTTGAATGTCCTTATTTAGATAAGGACTGGATCAGGGAACTGAGTCAATGTGAGCAAAATGGCAACCTCAGTACACGACCTCTGCATCTTTGGGATATGAATACCTCACCTTCAAGCTACAAAATCCATGCTGCTGTATATGCCATTGCCCAGGCCCTTCATGAGGAGCTGTCACTCATTGTGGAAGGAGACTTATTGAATAAAGGTGTACCCCGAGCTCCTCTCCCATGGAAGGTAGAAATCACTTGTCTTCTGTTTTCCTGGGCATTGGGCTTGTATGCTCTTCATTTTGATTTATGATCTTTCCTAATTATTGTTAGAAAAATACTACTGTTGttagtatatttctttttttttggttctttttttcggagctggggaccgaacccagggccttgcgcttcctaggtaagcactctaccactgagctaaatccccagccccgttagTATATTTCTTTAAGCACCTGTCTCCTTCTTCaaaatattcatgtttatttcAGTAGCATAAACAATAGtcttagagaaaaaaatgaactgCATTGAAATGTTGAAAGTTGAGCTAACATTACTATTAGAAAACAATACATGCATGATgctgaaaaattattttattttaagcatattcaaacaatgaTTTTTATGCCCTTTAATTGTCACATAtctttttttattgcttttaatgatTTGTGAAGAGATTTGTACAAGTATAAATATGGCAGATGTTAAGGGATTTTAGGTACATTTGATACCaatagcttgttttgttttgataaataTCCTAGAAAGATCATATAGCTCTATAAAGCTAGACATTATGATCCATGATTGTTATCCAACTCGTAGCAGGTTGAAGCAAAAGGAtatgagtttgaagctagtctgGGCTGTATAGACATAGCTTGTCTTTAAAATCAGATCCTAAACCCAACTGAAACAAAAACAGGTTGTTTTAAATGAAACTGGATTGAATCTGAGGCACTAAACATGACATATCAACTTTCTACCTGTTTATCCCTCTACACCTGCTTATCTTTTCCACAGCTATTGGACATCCATCaatttagtttgtttggtttattgctgctgttgtcttcagttctttatacatttaggATATTATTTCTCTGTAAAATGTAGAGTTGATATAAATCACTTCCCAGTATataggctgtcattttgtcccTTTGAAGTTGTTCACTGCCTTGCAGAAACTTCtcggtttcatgaggtcccatttgttaagtGTTGATCTTAGTACCTACACTCtcagtgttctgtttaggaagttgtcTTCTGTGCCAGTGTATGCAAGGCTGCTCCCTATTTTCCTTCCATCGAGTTCAGTGTGACTAGTTTCAAGTGATAGGTAATTGGCCTTAAGTTTTGTgcaggtgataaatatggatctactaCATTTGTCAACATAAAGACATCTAATTAGAAGAGCACCATTTTTTAAAgatgcttccttcttccattatgtaattctggtttctttatcaaaaatcaggtgtccataggtgtgcagatttatttctgaatcttcattttgattccattgCTCAACATGAGTGTATTTATGAAAATAAGTTGTGGCATTTACTACTATAGCACTGTGGTACAATTTAAAATTAGGGATGGTGATATTTCtggaagttattttaataactttaatAGCATAATAAATTGTTGTGTTAATTCCTCTGTTCCACGAGTGTGAGaattctttccatcttcagatatcctcttctgtttctactttctaAGACTTAAAGTTTTATCATACATGTCTTCTGCATGCTTTATTTAGCTACcccaaaatattttctgtttttatttttttgtgtgtggataTTGCAAAGTgttgttttcctgattttttttcccagtctgtttgtaatttttatataggaaagctactgatttttttaaacttaatctGTGTCTAGCCACATCACTGAAAGTGTTTTATCAGTGATAGAAGTTCCCTGGTAGaggttgcttatgtatattatcatatcatctgcaaataatgatatcttgaaattttattttcttatttgtatcccttgatctcctttagctATCTTATTGCTGTAATGTCTGTTTGGTTTATAACATCTGTTAGCTTCAGTATTTGTtgagtttttgtctgttttgtatgagtgagtgagtgaatgtgtgaatgtgtgtgtgtgtgtgtgtgtgtgtgtgtgtgtgtgtgtgtgatatgtctaTTGCTGGCATGAATCAGTTCTAAGATAAATGTTTGATATACAGAACAATAATGAAAGCCATGGGAACATACagttaagaaaagaaagggaagtaaAAGTAACTAGGTTTATTTGCATCTCAGTGATTTATAGTGCAAGTTCTGACCATTGTTTTTCATGTTTAGCTCCATCCATTCTTACAAAATGGCCAGCTAGGGAGAAGCACCAATGAGGAAACTGTTGTGAACAAGGAAGTTTCAGCAACCAAGCTTGACATCTTTAATTACCAGTCTCTGCAGAGCAGTACCAAAGCTCAAGTGAAAGTTGGCGAGTTTGTCTTTGAGTCTCACAGTGTTCAACATTTTTCCCTAAATGACGAACTCATAACGTGGGGTGAACACCACAGTCAGGTGAGTATCTTTCAAGTCAGCACCATGTGCTGATCTCAAACTGGAATTCCTAGGAAAACAGGGTTCACAGAAGTCATCAGTTTTGGGCCTAAGAAGAGCAAAGAGGGTCAATTGTCAAGTCATAATTTTCTGGTCCCAGAATAGCAAGGGAGAGTTCCCAGAAGTCATCAGCTTCTGGGTTCcagaacagtaagaaagagtTAATGGGCAGAAGTCATTAGACTTTGGCCTTCATCCATCACTGTGTCCCACTTCAGTGCCTGAATGTTTTTGTGA is part of the Rattus norvegicus strain BN/NHsdMcwi chromosome 4, GRCr8, whole genome shotgun sequence genome and encodes:
- the Vom2r50 gene encoding vomeronasal 2 receptor, 50 precursor, with the translated sequence MKLLIVLIAFSLLIVLIVFQEQISCFSLTKPASPGYYQDGDFVIGGIFSLRVTAGDTRSRFGFKDTIYIPEYVYVDLTKHYQHILAMVFAIEKINKDTNILFNMSLGFYLFNVDFIDMKAVESSMALLSGQTPPVPNYSCRPEKTDKLVAVIGGISTGISTRISQVLSLYNVPQISYAPFDQSLGTGVQLQSPYQFPVYTTALYQGIIQLLLYFTWVWVGLVVPDDVRGELFLRDITEEMNNHGLCVAFAEKVPEFPAKDTVDRELFMERFTLTHVIVAFGDTYSLLRFVYNIFCNTPFGNVWITTSDWDITTLPFQQNLGYTYFGGGLSFSVHMDEILGFKDFLRRVQPRKYPQDIFIQDVWSNLFECPYLDKDWIRELSQCEQNGNLSTRPLHLWDMNTSPSSYKIHAAVYAIAQALHEELSLIVEGDLLNKGVPRAPLPWKLHPFLQNGQLGRSTNEETVVNKEVSATKLDIFNYQSLQSSTKAQVKVGEFVFESHSVQHFSLNDELITWGEHHSQTPFAVCSQSCMLGFRKTPVEGKPFCCFDCLPCPDGEIANETDMDQCIKCPEDQYPNKQRNQCLPKITAFLSHEDTLGAVFISLAISFSAFSAMILGLFICYRDTPIVRANNRNLSYLLLVSLMLCFFCSLIFIGQPRTVTCVLRQTIFGVVFSIAISAILAKTFIVVVAFKAIKPGSTLQTWMVTRVSNAIVCCGSSIQVCICAVWLGTYPPFPDVDMQSEFGQIILWCNEGSTLAFYCVLGYLGFLASLSLLIAFLARRLPDTFNEAKTITFSMLVFCSVWISFVPAYLSSKGKNVVAVEILAILASSAGLLGCIFLPKCFVILLRSDDLPRKKFFK